In the genome of Gloeotrichia echinulata CP02, one region contains:
- a CDS encoding cysteine synthase family protein has product MNQLVQYSSIENFSNSQLHHHNRWKKITAADVTEAIGNVPIVKLRNISPICDISECLIKLESCNPGGSIKEKNAVYLVKRAEEQGLLVPGGTIIESSSGNFGVGLAMVGAVRGYRVIIVVDAKTAPPFRRMLQAYGAELVDVPLHKADESGSMQKARMKKARELAATIPHAWYPCQHLNPLNTEAHSYYTAREIASHFGDELDAVVVGVSTAGQIMGIARYLVPRFPQLRIVGVDVEGSVIMGTPAKPYKMTGIGLSFFPPNLELSLLNRAYIVPEILAYSVCHQLARREGLLLGASTGAIVAAGLHLASEMGAGARILMINPDRGDRYLETVYDAHWLSRHGFTLQEGEHLDDAIASLSPVYF; this is encoded by the coding sequence ATGAATCAGCTTGTACAATACTCATCTATCGAAAACTTTTCTAACTCTCAATTACACCATCATAATAGATGGAAAAAGATTACTGCGGCTGATGTGACAGAAGCCATTGGAAATGTGCCGATTGTCAAACTCAGAAATATTTCCCCTATATGTGATATCTCTGAATGCTTAATCAAGCTAGAAAGTTGTAATCCCGGAGGATCTATTAAGGAGAAAAATGCAGTTTACCTTGTCAAACGCGCCGAAGAACAGGGGCTACTTGTACCTGGTGGTACGATTATCGAGTCAAGTTCAGGTAATTTCGGCGTTGGTTTGGCAATGGTAGGAGCAGTAAGGGGGTATCGAGTTATTATTGTAGTCGATGCAAAAACTGCGCCACCCTTTAGAAGGATGCTCCAAGCCTATGGTGCAGAACTTGTAGATGTACCGCTTCATAAAGCAGATGAATCAGGCTCGATGCAGAAGGCACGGATGAAAAAAGCTAGAGAGTTAGCTGCAACGATTCCTCATGCATGGTATCCATGTCAGCATTTAAATCCTTTAAATACGGAAGCACATTCATATTATACTGCCCGTGAGATTGCATCTCACTTTGGTGATGAACTCGATGCAGTAGTAGTTGGTGTTAGCACCGCTGGACAAATCATGGGAATTGCGCGTTATCTTGTCCCAAGATTTCCTCAACTGCGGATTGTTGGCGTTGATGTGGAAGGATCTGTGATTATGGGAACGCCAGCCAAACCATACAAAATGACGGGGATTGGGTTATCGTTTTTTCCACCTAATCTGGAGCTTTCACTGCTGAATCGTGCTTACATAGTACCGGAAATCCTCGCCTACTCAGTCTGTCATCAGCTAGCACGTCGTGAGGGATTGCTTTTAGGTGCTTCCACAGGCGCAATTGTCGCAGCTGGTTTGCATTTAGCCAGTGAAATGGGTGCTGGGGCGCGAATTCTCATGATTAACCCAGACCGAGGGGATAGATATCTAGAAACAGTGTATGATGCCCATTGGCTTTCCCGTCATGGATTTACCCTGCAAGAGGGGGAGCATCTTGATGATGCGATCGCCTCACTGAGTCCTGTGTATTTTTAA
- the fba gene encoding class II fructose-bisphosphate aldolase (catalyzes the reversible aldol condensation of dihydroxyacetonephosphate and glyceraldehyde 3-phosphate in the Calvin cycle, glycolysis, and/or gluconeogenesis), protein MALVPLRLLLDHAAENGYGIPAFNVNNLEQIQAILKAAVETDSPVILQASRGARAYAGENFLRHLILAAVETYPQIPIVMHQDHGNAPSTCYSAIKNNFTSVMMDGSLEADAKTPASYEYNVNVTREVVNVAHSLGVSVEGELGCLGSLETGAGEAEDGHGFEGTLDHSQLLTDPDQAVDFVEQTQVDALAVAIGTSHGAYKFTRKPTGEILAISRIQEIHRRLPNTHLVMHGSSSVPEDLLALINQYGGAIPETYGVPVEEIQKGIESGVRKVNIDTDNRLAITAAVREALAKNPKEFDPRHFLKPSITYMQKVCSERYKQFGTAGNASKIKQISLEDFAAKYAKGELNVVTKAAAKV, encoded by the coding sequence ATGGCGCTTGTACCATTGCGGCTGTTGTTGGATCACGCGGCTGAAAACGGTTATGGCATCCCAGCTTTCAACGTTAACAACTTGGAGCAGATTCAGGCAATCCTGAAGGCCGCTGTAGAAACAGATAGCCCTGTAATTTTGCAAGCTTCTCGTGGCGCTCGTGCTTATGCAGGAGAAAACTTCCTGCGCCACCTGATTTTAGCAGCAGTAGAAACCTATCCTCAGATTCCCATTGTCATGCACCAAGATCATGGCAATGCTCCTTCTACTTGCTACTCAGCAATTAAGAACAACTTCACCAGCGTCATGATGGATGGTTCGCTGGAAGCTGATGCTAAGACCCCCGCAAGCTACGAGTATAACGTCAATGTTACCCGCGAAGTGGTAAATGTAGCTCATTCCTTGGGTGTCAGCGTTGAAGGTGAACTCGGTTGTTTGGGTTCTCTAGAAACTGGTGCTGGTGAAGCTGAAGATGGACATGGTTTTGAGGGTACACTCGACCACTCCCAATTGCTGACCGACCCCGACCAAGCTGTTGACTTCGTAGAACAAACTCAAGTAGATGCTTTGGCTGTTGCTATTGGTACAAGCCACGGTGCTTACAAGTTTACCCGCAAGCCGACTGGCGAAATTTTGGCAATCAGCCGGATTCAAGAAATTCACCGCCGTTTACCCAACACCCACTTGGTAATGCATGGTTCTTCTTCTGTGCCAGAAGATTTACTGGCACTGATTAACCAGTATGGTGGTGCAATTCCTGAAACCTACGGCGTACCTGTAGAAGAAATCCAAAAAGGAATCGAAAGCGGTGTGCGTAAGGTAAACATTGACACCGACAACCGTTTGGCGATTACTGCTGCGGTACGTGAAGCTTTGGCAAAAAATCCCAAGGAATTTGACCCTCGTCACTTCCTCAAGCCTTCTATTACATATATGCAGAAGGTTTGCTCTGAACGCTATAAGCAATTTGGTACCGCTGGTAACGCTAGCAAGATTAAGCAAATTTCTTTAGAAGATTTTGCTGCTAAATACGCTAAGGGCGAACTTAACGTTGTTACCAAGGCCGCTGCTAAGGTTTAA
- a CDS encoding phosphoketolase, with amino-acid sequence MTAIKPKASSALPDFCEGIQYFGEALPGFEIYGATPAIESGKVAIADPSEPSAVYQTLLAADALRYLTLQITGSKASGHPGGFASQAEAYAALVMLGYKNIITEVGHHAPGFYSAIFLDRSLEDMGIFTVQQLRDRFREKHGLLGHLSGYMPGILAPAGPLGQGQHFAMSAALLHKDKLFPFTVGDGGLGEPYIMSSMAHFNTAYPTVTNFLPVLVWNGYSQEHHSMVSLKTNEEMIAYWKGNGFTEVILVDAKEFDDQNQPGDYVDSTVFSFQKRLEFTKAVLVAVDKAAKSALNGQLTVFIIKQLKGAGVHATGSKSHNLYPKDTLDAPHIISALQTRALSAAAWQTVRTNAERAGGGPAGKTVVTEFELPLPEIGELPLEEYTVGGDPKVSTTAMGRLVGIVGKKDPNFLVTNADGNEASGIANINQALKIIHPTTDDLYNQAPNGQVYEPLSEDACAGLAAGLSLMGARTLWCSYESFAINGLPIWQTVTQAMAELRRQTPSTITLFTAGALEQGRNGWTHQRPEIEAYFASLMRTGNVFPLFPPDANSIQVAYDWALQTKNKGIVITASKSPLPIRTTLEQTRQGLIDGAVLLHEVGGGKQVVFAVIGDMTLIPVFEAAAFLETEGIGVKIVSIINPRRLYRPNDVAWDTCSEPDGGFLDDDKFAELFGGDALIGVTGGAAAMLEPIMLRSNSRRDTFAWKRGETTASAGELMAFNGLTAEALTKRAIELVH; translated from the coding sequence ATGACGGCAATAAAACCAAAAGCATCTTCAGCGCTTCCCGATTTTTGTGAAGGAATCCAATATTTTGGGGAAGCGTTACCGGGTTTTGAAATCTATGGTGCAACTCCTGCTATCGAATCAGGTAAAGTAGCGATCGCCGATCCGAGCGAGCCATCTGCAGTCTATCAAACTTTACTCGCTGCCGATGCTTTACGTTACCTGACGTTACAAATCACCGGTAGTAAAGCCTCTGGGCATCCTGGGGGATTTGCTAGTCAAGCGGAAGCTTATGCAGCGCTTGTCATGTTGGGATACAAGAACATTATCACCGAAGTCGGACACCACGCCCCCGGATTTTATAGTGCCATATTTCTGGATCGCTCGTTGGAAGATATGGGAATCTTTACAGTCCAACAATTGCGCGATCGCTTCCGGGAAAAGCATGGACTTTTAGGACACCTTTCCGGTTACATGCCCGGTATTCTCGCACCTGCTGGGCCTTTAGGACAAGGACAACACTTTGCCATGTCTGCTGCATTATTGCACAAAGATAAATTATTTCCCTTCACCGTGGGCGACGGTGGACTAGGGGAACCCTATATTATGAGTTCGATGGCGCACTTTAACACCGCTTACCCCACCGTCACCAACTTTTTACCGGTGCTGGTGTGGAATGGTTATAGCCAAGAACACCATAGTATGGTATCTCTGAAAACTAACGAAGAGATGATAGCCTACTGGAAAGGTAACGGTTTCACCGAAGTAATATTAGTAGACGCGAAAGAATTCGACGACCAAAATCAACCAGGCGATTACGTTGACAGTACCGTCTTCTCCTTCCAAAAACGCCTAGAATTTACCAAAGCCGTACTCGTTGCTGTCGATAAAGCTGCAAAATCTGCCTTAAATGGACAGCTTACCGTCTTCATCATCAAACAACTCAAAGGTGCAGGGGTTCACGCCACAGGTTCAAAATCACACAACCTCTATCCTAAAGATACCTTAGATGCGCCCCATATCATCAGCGCCTTGCAAACCCGCGCTTTATCAGCAGCAGCTTGGCAAACAGTCCGCACCAACGCCGAACGCGCCGGTGGTGGACCGGCTGGTAAAACAGTAGTCACAGAATTTGAATTACCATTACCAGAAATCGGCGAATTACCATTAGAAGAATATACAGTAGGTGGAGATCCAAAAGTTTCCACAACCGCAATGGGAAGATTAGTGGGAATAGTTGGAAAGAAAGATCCAAATTTCCTCGTCACCAACGCCGACGGAAACGAAGCATCAGGAATCGCCAATATTAACCAAGCATTAAAGATTATTCACCCCACAACCGACGACTTATATAACCAAGCACCAAACGGACAAGTTTACGAACCATTAAGTGAAGATGCTTGTGCAGGATTAGCCGCTGGTTTATCCTTAATGGGTGCAAGAACCTTGTGGTGTTCTTACGAATCTTTTGCCATCAATGGTTTACCAATTTGGCAAACTGTCACCCAAGCAATGGCAGAATTACGCCGTCAAACTCCTTCAACAATTACATTATTTACTGCAGGCGCATTAGAGCAAGGGCGTAATGGTTGGACACACCAAAGACCAGAAATTGAAGCTTACTTTGCTTCGTTGATGAGAACTGGAAATGTTTTCCCATTATTCCCCCCTGATGCTAACAGTATCCAAGTTGCTTATGACTGGGCTTTGCAAACAAAAAATAAGGGAATTGTGATTACAGCCAGTAAATCACCCTTACCAATTCGCACCACTTTAGAACAAACTCGCCAAGGTTTAATTGATGGCGCGGTGTTATTACATGAAGTTGGTGGTGGGAAACAAGTTGTGTTTGCTGTGATTGGCGATATGACATTAATTCCCGTCTTTGAAGCTGCAGCTTTCTTGGAAACTGAAGGTATTGGGGTGAAGATTGTTTCTATTATTAATCCTCGTCGTTTATATCGTCCTAATGATGTTGCTTGGGATACTTGTTCAGAACCCGATGGTGGCTTTTTAGATGATGATAAATTTGCCGAATTATTTGGCGGTGATGCGTTAATTGGTGTTACTGGTGGTGCTGCGGCGATGCTGGAACCTATTATGTTGAGGAGTAATTCTCGCCGTGATACTTTCGCTTGGAAGCGTGGGGAAACTACCGCGAGTGCGGGTGAATTGATGGCGTTTAATGGGTTGACTGCAGAGGCGTTGACTAAGCGAGCAATTGAGTTGGTGCATTAA
- a CDS encoding polysaccharide deacetylase family protein — protein MNTDKFVPYLHQKRHIFSAFLWVVCAVTGFLPRVAIAESSNVNLTTLKSWSLKEDAYSDYLVINDRVASFVSTLAMISTLSKQPNPYLEPLIETFSPYVLAFFQRSPWPSINEQAKLARVPIMMYHDILPTKEVFFDVTPSELEEHFELIKAQGVTPISLDLLMTHLQTGIPLPEKPILLTFDDGYGGHYEYVYPLLKKYGYPAVFSIYIKGVGNNVGRTHVNWEQLREMAANPLVTIASHSVTHPNDLTKLPDEQLQKEIVESKNILETQLGLNIRYFTYPVGKYDPRVANLVSGAGYQLALTMNDLDERFAGASENLLAVSRFGQSKLKEAIAQAWGGPKLPSRENRRHQSYK, from the coding sequence ATGAACACAGATAAATTCGTACCTTATTTACATCAGAAACGCCATATTTTTTCTGCTTTTCTCTGGGTAGTTTGTGCTGTTACCGGATTCTTACCCAGAGTTGCAATTGCCGAATCTTCAAATGTTAATCTGACGACGCTCAAAAGCTGGTCGCTAAAGGAAGATGCCTATAGTGATTATCTCGTAATAAATGATAGAGTTGCTAGTTTTGTAAGTACTTTGGCGATGATATCAACTTTGTCAAAACAGCCGAATCCTTACTTAGAGCCACTCATTGAAACATTCTCTCCCTATGTTCTGGCTTTTTTCCAGCGAAGTCCTTGGCCAAGCATTAATGAACAGGCAAAGCTGGCAAGAGTACCGATTATGATGTACCATGATATTTTGCCAACGAAAGAAGTATTTTTTGATGTTACTCCTAGTGAATTAGAAGAGCATTTTGAGCTAATAAAAGCCCAAGGTGTTACCCCCATCAGTCTTGATTTGCTGATGACCCATTTGCAAACAGGAATCCCACTACCAGAAAAACCAATTCTGTTAACCTTTGATGATGGTTATGGGGGACACTATGAATATGTTTATCCACTGCTGAAAAAATACGGATATCCGGCTGTATTTTCGATTTATATCAAGGGAGTAGGCAATAATGTTGGTAGAACCCATGTAAACTGGGAACAACTCAGGGAAATGGCTGCTAACCCCTTAGTCACCATCGCTTCTCATAGCGTCACCCATCCAAATGATTTAACAAAACTACCAGATGAGCAACTGCAAAAGGAAATTGTCGAGTCCAAGAATATTCTAGAGACACAATTGGGTCTGAATATCCGCTACTTTACTTATCCTGTAGGCAAATATGACCCTCGCGTAGCTAATTTGGTATCTGGAGCAGGCTATCAGTTAGCATTAACTATGAACGATCTTGATGAGAGATTTGCCGGCGCATCAGAAAATTTATTGGCAGTTTCGCGCTTTGGTCAATCAAAATTAAAAGAGGCGATCGCCCAAGCTTGGGGAGGCCCCAAATTACCCTCCCGAGAAAATAGGCGCCATCAATCGTACAAATAA
- a CDS encoding high light inducible protein, with the protein MSDTTTKKVNAPVTEDRNAWAWGFTPEAEVWNGRLAQIGFLAAILIELSSGKGVLHFWGIL; encoded by the coding sequence ATGTCAGATACAACAACAAAAAAAGTCAATGCACCTGTAACGGAAGACCGTAATGCTTGGGCTTGGGGTTTCACTCCCGAAGCGGAAGTGTGGAATGGTCGTTTGGCTCAGATTGGGTTTTTGGCTGCAATTTTAATCGAACTGTCCTCCGGTAAGGGAGTTTTACACTTCTGGGGTATTCTGTAG
- a CDS encoding phosphodiester glycosidase family protein: MSLNSTNSNPDYKHQICSPLGKCRIIIAHFLWLFLSSYSSLHLSSKIAVAESPTVSETKEQICSESLEPHQQVALVASASVEISTWISEPQTRVTALIDTFGADMLTHLDRNGFGESKLDLAMVQIWQEIVLPVLNSGFNFTNPVQLTETTIDQIPLILIKGGKPITIHADSRYQLPELLAKSGTNAIAAVDGTFFSLKYLTSNVIIGPVLSQVNNQFIPGNNSENQKLTGRPLVVISPQAVRYIPFNPAQHNTLEGIQAEMPNLTDAFVAGAWLVKNRQPASKESFNGLYGADVARHRAFWGINQLGQPTIGVSTQPVDSVSLGEILVKAGLRDAVMLDSGASTSLAYKGESLVGYVPRPVPHAVALIPPSSMTNFSCLLETPKTKNGKS, translated from the coding sequence ATGTCGTTAAATTCTACTAATAGTAATCCAGACTACAAACATCAGATTTGTAGCCCTCTAGGCAAATGTCGAATAATTATCGCTCATTTTTTGTGGCTATTTTTGAGTTCATATAGTTCATTACATTTATCTTCCAAGATTGCTGTTGCGGAATCTCCCACCGTCAGCGAGACTAAGGAACAAATTTGCAGTGAAAGTTTAGAGCCACATCAGCAGGTTGCTCTTGTAGCAAGCGCTTCTGTGGAAATATCTACTTGGATTAGCGAACCACAAACAAGGGTTACAGCACTAATTGACACCTTTGGTGCTGATATGTTAACTCACTTAGATCGTAATGGCTTTGGTGAATCGAAATTAGATTTGGCAATGGTCCAAATCTGGCAAGAAATTGTCTTACCTGTGTTGAACTCAGGTTTTAATTTTACAAATCCTGTACAATTGACTGAAACGACTATCGATCAAATTCCGCTAATCCTAATTAAAGGTGGTAAACCAATCACCATTCATGCTGATAGTCGTTATCAGCTGCCAGAATTGTTAGCCAAAAGTGGCACTAATGCTATAGCGGCTGTAGACGGCACCTTTTTCTCTTTGAAATACTTAACTTCTAATGTCATCATTGGCCCAGTGTTGAGCCAGGTTAATAACCAATTTATTCCTGGTAACAATAGTGAAAACCAGAAATTAACTGGACGGCCTCTGGTGGTGATTAGTCCCCAAGCAGTACGTTATATACCATTTAACCCTGCCCAGCACAACACCTTAGAGGGAATACAAGCCGAAATGCCTAATCTTACCGATGCTTTTGTGGCTGGAGCATGGTTAGTCAAAAACCGTCAACCAGCTTCTAAAGAAAGCTTTAATGGTCTTTATGGTGCTGATGTAGCGCGTCATCGAGCTTTTTGGGGGATTAACCAACTTGGACAACCAACAATCGGTGTATCTACACAACCAGTTGACTCGGTAAGTTTGGGTGAGATCTTAGTCAAAGCCGGACTGCGTGACGCGGTGATGCTTGATTCTGGTGCGAGTACTTCTCTGGCTTACAAAGGTGAATCTTTAGTAGGTTATGTTCCTCGTCCCGTACCCCATGCTGTAGCTCTGATACCGCCATCATCTATGACTAATTTCTCTTGCTTATTGGAAACCCCTAAAACCAAAAACGGCAAATCCTAA
- the crtO gene encoding beta-carotene ketolase CrtO, with the protein MEEYDIVMIGAGHNGLVCAAYLLKAGYSVLLLEKRSVPGGAATTEECIPKEAPGFKFNLCAIDHEFIHLGPVVEELELEKYGLEYLECDPVVFCPHPDGKYFLAHKSLEKTCAEIARYNERDAKKYAEFTDYWQRALGAMIPMFNAPPKSIIDIFGNYDIKKLKDLFSVIGSPNKTLDFIRNMLTSAEDLVNEWFDEEFLKAPLARLASELGAPPSQKTIAIGAIMMAMRHNPGMARPRGGTGALVQALVNLVKSKGGVILTDQHVEKILIDNNKAAGVRVAGGKEYRAKYGVISNIDAQRLFLQMTDKSDIDAVAPDLWERLKRRIVNNNETILKIDLALDEPLRFPYHDHKDEYLIGSILIADSVAHVEQAHSKCILGEIPDADPSMYIVMPSALDPTLAPPGKHTLWIEFFAPYQIAGAEGTGLKGTGWTDELKNKVADRVIDKLATYAPNVKQATIARRVESPAELGERLGSYKGNYYHIDMSLDQMIFFRPLPEIANYKTPIENLFLTGAGTHPGGSISGMPGRNCARVFLQTKHPISQTLKDARDSIKSTVGSVFGIY; encoded by the coding sequence ATGGAAGAATATGATATTGTGATGATCGGTGCAGGACATAACGGACTAGTTTGTGCAGCATATTTGCTGAAAGCTGGTTATAGCGTCCTACTGCTAGAAAAGCGTTCCGTCCCCGGTGGCGCCGCGACAACTGAAGAATGCATTCCCAAAGAAGCGCCAGGATTTAAATTTAACTTGTGCGCCATTGACCACGAATTTATCCACCTTGGTCCAGTTGTCGAAGAATTAGAACTGGAAAAATACGGGTTGGAATATCTAGAGTGCGACCCAGTTGTTTTTTGTCCCCATCCTGATGGTAAGTATTTTTTAGCTCATAAGTCCCTAGAAAAAACTTGTGCGGAAATTGCCCGTTATAATGAACGGGATGCCAAAAAATACGCCGAGTTTACAGACTATTGGCAGCGGGCATTGGGTGCAATGATTCCCATGTTTAATGCTCCACCAAAATCAATTATAGATATTTTTGGTAACTACGATATCAAAAAACTCAAAGATTTATTTTCAGTTATTGGTTCACCAAACAAAACGCTGGACTTTATTCGCAACATGTTGACCAGCGCTGAAGATTTAGTTAACGAGTGGTTTGATGAGGAATTTCTCAAAGCACCTTTGGCAAGACTAGCATCAGAATTGGGTGCGCCGCCATCACAAAAAACCATTGCCATTGGTGCAATTATGATGGCAATGCGTCACAATCCTGGTATGGCCAGACCTCGCGGTGGTACTGGCGCACTTGTGCAAGCTTTGGTAAATTTAGTCAAAAGCAAAGGAGGCGTGATTCTCACAGACCAGCATGTAGAAAAAATTCTGATTGATAATAATAAAGCCGCTGGTGTCAGGGTTGCTGGTGGTAAAGAATATCGCGCTAAATATGGGGTAATTTCTAATATTGATGCCCAACGGTTATTTTTACAAATGACTGATAAAAGCGATATCGATGCAGTCGCTCCCGATTTATGGGAGAGATTAAAACGCCGCATCGTTAACAATAATGAAACTATCCTCAAGATAGATTTGGCTTTAGATGAACCCCTACGCTTTCCATACCACGACCACAAAGATGAATATCTTATTGGCTCAATCTTAATAGCAGATTCTGTGGCTCACGTTGAACAAGCACATAGTAAATGTATCTTGGGAGAAATTCCCGATGCTGACCCATCGATGTATATTGTCATGCCTAGCGCCCTTGACCCAACTTTAGCACCACCAGGTAAACATACATTGTGGATTGAATTTTTCGCCCCTTATCAAATTGCAGGTGCTGAAGGTACTGGTTTAAAAGGTACTGGTTGGACGGATGAATTGAAAAACAAAGTCGCAGACAGAGTAATTGATAAATTGGCAACTTATGCACCAAATGTGAAACAAGCAACCATCGCCCGTCGCGTTGAAAGTCCAGCAGAATTAGGAGAAAGATTAGGCAGTTATAAAGGGAATTATTACCACATTGATATGAGTTTAGATCAGATGATATTTTTCCGTCCATTACCAGAAATAGCTAACTACAAAACACCAATTGAGAATTTATTTTTAACTGGTGCGGGAACACATCCCGGCGGTTCAATTTCCGGAATGCCAGGTCGTAATTGTGCCAGGGTATTTTTGCAAACTAAGCATCCAATTTCCCAAACTTTGAAGGATGCGAGGGATTCGATTAAATCAACTGTTGGGTCGGTGTTCGGAATTTATTAG
- a CDS encoding saccharopine dehydrogenase NADP-binding domain-containing protein, translating into MTHRVLILGGRGRIGSSVTQDLATHTQAQITITGRSPLTQGAISWPTTGQIRLLVLDLAEIDKLREAIANSDLVIHCAGPFHYRDTNVLQICIEQGVNYVDVSDHRSYTSKALNYHQQAAAAGVTAIINTGIFPGISNSMVRQGIEQFDQPEKVHLSYLVAGSGGAGVTVMRTTFLGLQHPFKAWIGGKWQLVKPYSDRETIEFPPPYGRSGVYWFDMPETFTMPKSFPSVKTVITKFGSIPDFYNHLTWMTAHVFPKWLIQRDSMIEFLSHVSHFMTGFTNPFTGIGVAVRAEVTGQKNGKTAIYCANLEYQNTALAAGCGAGSIAQFLLEGKLKKPGVWTVEEALTTDLFVQAMQSREMKITASYNYDP; encoded by the coding sequence ATGACACACCGCGTTTTAATACTTGGAGGACGGGGACGAATTGGTAGCAGTGTTACCCAGGATTTAGCCACCCACACCCAGGCACAAATCACAATCACTGGACGTTCCCCTCTTACCCAGGGGGCTATCAGTTGGCCAACGACCGGACAAATACGGCTTTTGGTGTTAGATTTGGCGGAAATTGACAAATTGCGAGAGGCGATCGCCAACTCTGATTTAGTCATCCATTGTGCAGGCCCTTTTCATTACCGAGACACCAATGTTCTGCAAATTTGCATTGAACAAGGCGTTAATTATGTAGATGTCAGTGACCACCGTTCCTACACCAGCAAGGCTTTAAATTATCATCAACAAGCCGCCGCTGCTGGGGTAACGGCGATTATTAATACTGGAATTTTTCCCGGTATTTCTAATAGCATGGTACGTCAGGGAATTGAGCAATTTGACCAGCCAGAAAAGGTGCATTTAAGTTATTTAGTTGCTGGTTCTGGTGGTGCTGGCGTCACAGTCATGCGGACAACTTTTCTGGGATTGCAACATCCTTTTAAAGCTTGGATAGGCGGTAAATGGCAGTTAGTTAAACCATATTCTGATAGAGAAACAATTGAATTTCCGCCCCCCTATGGACGCAGTGGCGTTTACTGGTTTGATATGCCAGAAACTTTTACAATGCCCAAATCTTTCCCATCAGTGAAAACAGTAATTACTAAATTTGGTTCAATTCCTGATTTTTACAATCATCTAACTTGGATGACTGCACATGTATTTCCTAAATGGTTAATTCAGCGTGATAGCATGATTGAATTTTTATCTCATGTCAGTCATTTTATGACCGGCTTCACCAACCCTTTTACGGGGATTGGTGTAGCAGTCCGCGCCGAAGTTACAGGACAAAAAAATGGGAAAACAGCCATTTATTGTGCAAATTTAGAATATCAAAACACAGCATTAGCTGCAGGTTGCGGTGCAGGTAGTATTGCTCAATTCTTGCTAGAAGGTAAACTCAAAAAACCAGGAGTATGGACTGTAGAAGAGGCTCTGACCACAGATTTATTTGTGCAAGCTATGCAAAGTCGAGAAATGAAAATTACAGCCAGTTACAATTACGACCCTTGA
- a CDS encoding DUF305 domain-containing protein: protein MHFPNLNHSLLALTLVVTSISTTVLTACFPATSQYQNHQENITNTSDKQPMHHGGMNHNMMDLGTADANYDLRFIDAMIPHHQGAIEMAKAAQQKSKRAEIKKLAEEIIKAQNQEITQMKNWRQTWYPKASNKPMAYDAQQQKTIEMSSQQMQAMTMNMDLGAADTEFDLRFINAMIPHHEAAVIMGKDALQKSQRGEIKKLAQGIIKAQNTEINQMQQWRKAWYKQ, encoded by the coding sequence ATGCATTTCCCCAATCTCAACCATAGCCTCTTGGCATTGACATTAGTAGTCACCTCTATTTCTACCACTGTATTAACCGCCTGTTTCCCAGCGACATCCCAATATCAAAACCACCAAGAAAACATCACCAATACCAGCGACAAGCAACCGATGCATCATGGTGGTATGAACCACAATATGATGGATTTAGGCACAGCCGATGCTAACTATGATTTAAGATTTATTGATGCGATGATTCCGCACCATCAAGGTGCAATAGAAATGGCGAAAGCCGCGCAGCAAAAATCAAAGCGTGCGGAAATTAAAAAATTAGCGGAGGAAATTATCAAAGCCCAAAATCAAGAAATTACCCAGATGAAAAACTGGCGTCAAACTTGGTATCCCAAAGCCTCAAATAAACCAATGGCTTATGATGCTCAACAGCAAAAAACCATAGAAATGTCATCGCAGCAAATGCAAGCGATGACGATGAATATGGATTTAGGTGCTGCAGATACAGAATTTGATTTGCGCTTTATTAACGCCATGATTCCTCACCATGAAGCTGCCGTAATCATGGGTAAAGATGCTTTGCAAAAATCTCAGCGTGGGGAAATTAAGAAATTAGCTCAAGGGATTATTAAAGCACAAAATACAGAGATTAACCAAATGCAGCAGTGGCGCAAAGCTTGGTATAAGCAGTAA